A segment of the Streptomyces sp. NBC_00597 genome:
GGTCTTCAGGTCGTCCTGGTGAGAGTGATTGGCATCCGTGTGGTGCAGATTGGAGCCGGCGAGGCTCGGGGGATTGGGCTTGCTGCGGCGAGTCCACAGGAGAGCCCCTGCCAGCAGCACGTTGCCTCCCAGCAGCCAGGGCAGCGGGCTTGGCGGAAGGACACCGATGATCAAGCCGGTGAGAGCTCCCGTCAGCTGCAGAGCGAGAGACTGGACGGACAACGCGGTGGCGCGGCCCTCACTGGTGACACGGCGGTGCAGGATGTCGTTCTCACTCGGTCCCGCCGCGCCGAGCCCGAGGTAGACCAGGCCGTAGCCGGTAGCCGCGAGGACCATGAAGCCCACTCCTGTGGACGCTGCGGTGGCGCCGAGCAGAAGCAGACCGCTCGCGCTGGTGCCGAGGCTCACCATGACGGCACGCTCGCCGCTTCCTGCTAGCCGGGCGGTCAGAGGTGCGAGGTGGCTGCCGAGACCCGCGCAGATGAATCCGGCGCAGGCGAGTGCGGCGAAGAGCACCGCCCCCGACTCCGATGCGCCCGTGAGGGCTGCGGCGCGGCCCGGCGTGAGGAGTTCGATCGCGGCCAGGGCACTACCGGCGGCCCATGGCCGCCGACCGGCCGAGATGCCGCACCGCCACACGTTCAGGTGACGACAAAACGCCTATACGCTCTCATACCGCCCTCTGACAGCGATGGCCTTCGCGGGCATCTACCACCTGTGGATCGTGCTGATCGGTGTGAGTCTGCTGGGCATCAGCCTGGGCGTGCGCGAGCCGCTCCTGATGTCCACGATCCGCAGCCTGATCGACACCTCCGCAGTCGCCGGCGCGGTACGGGTTCGTAGCGCCATCATTTCTCCAGTGCCGCTGGTGAGCACTGGGCCCTTGCTCATCCTGGGCACGGCCATGTGCGTCTGTGCCGTCATCGCCTCTCAGGACAAGGCGATCGCCCGGTCCCTGAACCCGCCGGACGAGGACCTCGACTTCGGTACCCCCACGCCACCAACAGAGAAAGTCCCACGATGAAGACCACCTCCCTCTCATGCGCTGGTTCGTCGAGGGCTCGTTCCAGCAGTGCGTGCGGTTCGCCGTACTCCTTGCCTCTGGGGCCGAGGCAGTAGGTCTTGTCGAAGGGGCCGAGCCTGATCCGTCGAGTCCATGAGGTCGGGGCCTGCGCGTGGAAGCTACGAAATTTCGGCTGCCGTTGGCTCGGACCGGGTTCGCGGGCTACGGCTGTGGCCAGGCCCGCCTTCGCCTGCTCCACCGAGCGGTCCGTCAGCCGGACCGTCTCGGTGTGGCCGGCCCGGCGAACAGATGCCGCCGCGCCGGACGCCGTACGGGAAGCGGAATACGTCCCGCCAGAGGTCGCAGACGGCGCCCTCCACGGCGCGGGCCGGCGGCCGAGCAAGGGAACGCGCCGGATAGCCCGAGCACGCGCGCGCTGGTCAACGGCCTGGACACTGGACCGCCTGGCTATACGCCGGACAGCCATCCCGCACCGAAGTCCGAGAGGTCCCGTGCACGCTGCGCGCGTTGCTCGATCAGCCGGCGAAAGCCCACCACGGTGTACCGCTCACCCGTGGCCGAGTGGCGCCCGCGGATGCCCGCGACATCGGCCATGAGCTGCTGGGGCTGGGGCTGCCAGCCAACGACCTGGACGCGCAGACCCAGATTCTCCGCCTGCCGGTGCAGGGCCAGCAGGTGGAGCAGGCCGTTGGCGTCCATGGACTCCGCGCGGTGCAGGTCGACCACGAGGTCCCGCTCGCCGGCGGTGACGTCGTCCAGTGCCCTCTGGAGCGCCGGGCCCGCGTTCTCGTCGAGTGTCCCAATGACGCTGACCAGGACCGTGCCGTGACGCTGAAGGTTCGTGGTGATCAATGCGTTCTCCTCCCGCCCGGGGCGTCGGGGCCCTCGGGGCTCCCCATCCTGGCGCGGCGTTACCCCGGACGGGTGCGAGGCTCGCTGACGTTCCCCCACCAACCTGGCTGACTTCGACGTTGTGACGGAGCAGTGCTGCCGGCGGCATGCGACGAGTGCGGTGCTCAGTGGCCATCAGCGCCCCGGCGGCACACCGAACGGGCCGCGTTGCCAGTTGACGGGCAACGGCCACTGCCCATCGCGCGACCCTCCTGCTTGCGCAACGTTCAGGCGGGGCGCACTGGGCGCCCGCTTCCCGCGTGACGGCGTCAGTGAGGGCTCCTTTGATGGGGGGGGGAGGGGGGAGGGACGGGACGCACGGTCATAGGGCCCTGGCACCCTTGATGAGTGCTGATCAACGGATACGACGAGGGCCCGGTTGTCGCCGGCGAAGAGCTGATGGACCTACCCGGGGCTGATGAACGAGGAAGCGCGGCCGGCCTTCCGGGTACCGTTCGCCGACGATCACACCGCTGTACTGGTGCATGCCAACTATCCCGATGACGCGAGCTTCGAGTACTTCGTGACCCATGCCGACCGGGGGCGTCATGGGTACCTGGCCACTTCGCCGGTCCCGGCCATCGAAGCACGAGGTCTGGCGGGACGGAGGAAGCGACGAGATCTTCGACGGGATCCTCGTCTGCGGTGCTCACCGCAGTCCCCGCTGCGGAATCCGGCTGGGGCAAGGCATCACGCGCGAGCAGAGCGAGAAACTCGCCCGCGCTCTCGGCGCCTGGCCCGCCTGGCCGGGGGACGGCGTGTCCGCGGCCAGCCAGACTCCAGCGCCGCCCTGCTGGTCATCGCACTCCCGATGTCCGCCGAGCTGTTCCACGTCATCGCCTCGATCGTCTGCCGCCACGGCCGACGAGGAAGCCTTGGTCAGCCGCTGCCCGATGCTGCATGTCCACCCCAAGATGCTCGCCCGGCTCACCGAGCTCGGAGCCGACCCTCTGCAACGCAGGACGCAGGCCGAGGCAGAAGGCTGAGCCATCCGTTGACCTCGGCGTTCTCAAGGCGAGAAGCCATGGCGGACACCGGAGTGCCGGAAGGTCTCCACCGCCGCCCAGTCCCAGGAGACGGCCTCCTCCTCCTCCTCCTCCGTGCCGATGTGTGCCAGCTCGCCGGAGTCCAGCTACAGCACGCGGGTGGGAACAGCGTCGTCGTGCCGGAGCCGCGTCCGGTCGGATTAGCTGTTCACCCGACGGCGGGCGGTGCCGGCATGCGTGAACTCCTCGCCGTTCGGCGGCCTGGTCGGCGCGTTCGAGAGGGAGCCGGGCATGGTCGTAGCGGGACTCGGCTACGACACGTAAATGGGAGTCGCTGGCTGAAGGGCCCCCCGGTCAGGCGACCTCCTGGCGCCCGGGCGCCTTCCGCATCTTCACCCCGCTGACGATGAACGCTAGCCCCACGACGACGATGCCGAGGTAACCGGTGGACGGAAGGTCGACGACCTTGTGCATCCAGCCCCACTCCGTGCCGAAGAAGGTCTGCGAAGCGAAGCTGACGACCCCCTGGGCTCCTACGACGTAGCCGATGCTTTCGACGGTGTATCCGATGGTTGTTCGCACGGATCAACTCTCTCGCGGCGGTGCCGCAAGATCGTCCTCCACAGGGCCGAAAACACAGTAGGCCGAAGGATGTAGTCGCTTGCGCAGAGCACCGCACCAACCTCACGATGCGCCAGCTCGCCCCGCTCTTCGGGACTTCTGCCGCGATGGAGCTCTCCGAGCGGCCCCTCGGTGTCTTCTCCCGCCAGCTCGTCCTGGCCGACACCCTCGACACCGAGCGCATCGAAGCCGACTACGAGGCGGGCGTCCTGACCCTGCGCATCCCGATCGCCGAGCGCGCCAAGCCCCGCAAGATCAGCATCGGCGGCGAAGCGGGCCGCAAGCAGATCTCCGGCTGAAGCCTCCCGCACCAGCCGGCCGCGGAGGGCGGGAGGAGCCGATCCCCCTCCGGCACCCGCCCTCCGCCACCCCCTCTTTTGACGTTCCTCACCCCGTCCCGGAGGTGATGTTGATGTCGATGCGCAGGGAGTCGTTCCTGGCCCACGTCCAGCAACGAGGCGTGTACGAAAGCGCTGAAGAAGCCGACCGCGTCGCCCGCGTCGTCTTGGCCCTGCTGGGCGCGCACCTGGTCGGCACGGTCGGGGCCGAGCTCGCCGCCAGGCTCCCCGAGACCTACGCCCTGATCCTCCTGAACCCGCTGCAGGCCGCGGAGCCGCTCTCGCCGGAGCGGTTCGTCCGTGCGACCGCGGCCTGGATCGAGGGCGCCACAGAGAAGACGGCCCTGTGGGACATGGGCGCGGTCTTGTCCACCGCGGCCGCCGCTGCGGGAGACGTCCTCACCCCCGAGGTCCTGCTCCAGCTCCCGCCCGGCTACGACCTCCTCTTCGGCCACCCCCGACCCACCTGATCACCACCGGCCCGAGGGTCGGATCCTTCGCAGGGAAAGGCAACCGCAGCCATGTACGACCAGCCTCGCGCGAACCCGTCCCGCACCGTCATGACGTTCGACCAGATGCTGGAACGCGTGCGCTACGAGGGCGCCTATCCCACCCGCGAACGAGCCGCGGAAGCCGTCCACAACGTCCTGGCCGCCCTCGGCCGCCAGCTCACCGGCGACGAGCGCTTCCGCCTTGCCCAGTGCCTGCCCGTCGAGGCGGCCCTCACCCTGACCGCCCAGATCCCCGACACCGAACACCTCACCGGCTGGGGCTTCGTCAAAGACCTGGCCGCCCGCACCGGTGCCACCCCGGCCACCGCCCGCCGGGACACCGGCGCCGCCCTCGCCATCGTCACACGCCTCGCCGGCCCCGACCTCCTCGCCGAGATCCTGCGCCAGCTCCCCGGCGGCTACGCCCTCCTCTTCGGCCAGGCAGAACTGCCCCGACCCCAGCCCGCCACCGCCTGACCGAGCCGGCTACGCGCGGCGACAAGCGTCAGGACCGGGTCTCGGCTTCGGCAGTCGAGCAAGCCGCGGCGACGCGCGGGGCTCGTCGGGGCAAGCTCGGCCCGGCGGGGCGGGAAATTTCCGGTGGAGTGGCAGTGCTTGGACGGCCGCTCCCTGTCCGGGCTCGGGCAGGGTCAGGGAGCGACTACGCGGCCGGAGTCGATTGTCTTGCTACTCGCCAGGCGAAAATCTATGCCGGCCAGGCTAGACATTGGTTGATGGCGTGGGTATGGTTTCTCTCGTAGCACAGAGAGAACGAAGGGCCTGGCAGAGATGAACTGCCGGGCGGCAAGACCCGCAGTTGCAGCATGCAGGACGGTGCGGTGGTGGAGTTTCGAAGCCAGAGCGGTTGCAGGACGGCAACGGGACTGACGACCGGACCGGGTGGCCCGCAGTGATCAGGGGCCGCCGCAAGCAGTACCGCAGTTGACGCAGTGGCAGTACCCGCAAATGCAGTTCGCAGTACCCAGCAGTGAAGTCAGTGAGCAGCACGAGCAGTACCTCGGTGAAGGCGTCGGCTGCGGGCGCGCGCACCGGGAGGTTCGGCAGTGGGGTTCTAAGCCAGAGCAGACGCAGGATGGGCGACGGGGCTGGCTGCCGGAGTGTGGCGCTGGGACAGGCCGCGCAGTAGTTCGCTTCACCAGCGGTACGCAGTACAGCAGTACGCAGTTGATCACCGAGGGAAGAACGGAGGAGCCGAGCGCCATCAGGATCGCCCGGGCGGAAACCTGAGCCCGGGTACCGCAGGACATCGATAGTGAGGTGGTCTCCGGTCAAGCAACCGCGATCCCCGCAGCCCCGACAGCATCCAGGTCGGGCCCGCGGACACAAAAGGCTGGTGCAGAGTTAGGGCCGGCAGATGGTGTAGCAGTTCCTTCGGGGCCCTGGTGCCGTACGGCACCAGGGCCCCTCAATGCGTTTCCACGAGAGGGGTTCAATGACAGCAGACGACTCGTTCGGCCGTCTCGACGACGACGATTACCCCGCCTACACCATGGGCCGGGCCGCCGAAATGCTCGGCACCACCCAGGGTTTCCTCCGTGCCCTCGGCGAAGCCCGCCTGATCACCCCGCTCCGCTCCGCCGGCGGGCACCGCCGCTACTCCCGCTACCAGCTGCGGATCGCCGCCCGGGCCCGGGAAATCGTCGACCAGGGCACGCCCGTCGAGGCCGCCTGCCGGATCGTCATCCTCGAAGACCAGCTCGAAGAAGCCCAGCGCATCAACGCCGAATACCGCCGCGCTGCCGAAAGAGCGGATCCCCCGCCCGCGTCCTGAGGCGGTCTGCGCCCGCCTGGCCCAGCGGCAGGCGTACACCGGCGCGACGCGATGGCCGTTTCTCTATGGTGACAGGCGTGCGGGCGTGTAACGTTTAAGTCAGCTGTCGTGGTTCGGAAGTTCCCTTTGCCCACGCCGAAGGCGTGGGCGTTTTGCTGTGATGTGCCGCAGGGACCAGGGCGATCACCTCCGCCTTCCGCGTTGCGGGAGGCGTTCATCGACTGGAAGGCATGGATATGGCTACGGGAACTGTGAAGTGGTTCAACGCGGAGAAGGGCTTCGGCTTCATCGCCCAGGACGGTGGCGGCCCGGACGTCTTCGCCCACTACTCGGCGATCAACTCCTCGGGCTTCCGTGAGCTCCAGGAAGGCCAGGCCGTGACGTTCGACGTCACCCAGGGCCAGAAGGGCCCGCAGGCGGAGAACATCAACCTGGCCTGACCCCTCCACCACCACCGCCCGCAGAATCACGGCCACCGCGCTCGAAGCGTAAGGCGGCTCGCACGGCTCAAACCGAGCATGCACAGTGCGGGCGGGTGTGGAGCACGAGATCGGGGCCGCGCAGCTCTTGCCGCGCGGCCCCGATCTGCGTCCGGGCTGGCGTGAGGAGCCGTTGCTCTCTCGATCAGGCGGTACATCGGTTCGGGCCGCTGCCGCTGCCGCTGCCCTGCTGTCGTGCTGAGGGTTTCGCGCTGGGGTGTCGGACAGGTACCGGGGCATCCATGTCATGGGGAACCGGGCAATCGTTTTTGCAGTGAACCGTATCCGCCGCCTGGGCGAGCGCCAGCCTGGTTCTCCGTCCGCCCGCAGCTCGTGGTTGCTAAAACGGAGGGCGTGGTCAACAACCTGTCTTCTACGGGTTGAACGCGGGCAAAGCCGAGGGAGAATCCATGGCGTCGCTGCGGGCTACTGGGTGGGGCCGGCTCCAGCGACGCCCGCGAGCTGGTCCGGCCGCACATGACGACCGCCGGCTCACCCAACGGGGCGATCGGGCGGTCGTGGTGCGCCTGGCGGGAGGTACCGCAGACATGGCCGGTTCGCCGGAAAGCGGGAGGCAATGACCGCAGACCCGCCCCCGAAGTCGGGATCGCAGCCAGCAGCGGGGTCATCGGGGTCCCGTGTTCCCTGGTGGCGCCGGCATTGGAAAGCTCTGACGGCCGCCTTCTCAGCCGCTGTGCTCGCGGCCGTCGCTTCGCTCGTAATCGATGCGGTCAAGTCCGGTCTGGAACATGCCATCAAGGGAAAGGAGCTTCCCTTCACGCTGCACGTGCAACGGGATACGGCCGCGGACTGCCCGCTCTTTCTGGTGCAGGGCGACCGCGCGAGGGTTCAGCCCCCGCGTGCCGGTGAAAGTCTCCAAGCCTGGGCACGCAAATACGACGCCACCGCCATGGACCAGGAGGCCGTCACCCTGACCGTGCAGGGCAGATCGCCGGCGAGCGTCGTGTTGAAAGACGCCCGCCTGAGAATTACCGAACGGTCCTCGCCCGTGAAGGGAACGGTCTTCGCACCCGGCGCGTACGGCTGCGGAGGCACTCTGCAGATCAGGACATTCAGCGCCGACCTCGACACGTTGCGCATCAGCCCACTTGAGAACACGCCGAACTTTCCGTACAAGACGTCCGAGAACGATCCCGAAGTCTTCGCGTTCGTCAGCACCACGAAGCATTGCCTGTGTTCCTGGTACCTGGACATCGACTGGGAAAGCGGACACGACGCGGGCACCGTGACGGTCGACGACCACGGCCGCCCCTTCCGCCTCATGCCCGCTGACCTCTCAGCGACGGTCTATCGGCTCGGTCAAAACCACCACTGGATCACGGGCCCAGACGTGCCGTCTCCCTGAACCACGTGAGGCGAGGAGGTGGGTCAGTCCTCGAAGTAGTTGGTCAGGACGCAGCTTCACGGTGTCCCCCGCGGTGTGTGAGTGCGGTCCGTGGGATGCGGCGTTTGAAGTCGGAGGGCAGGGGCACCCGGTGTCTCGGAGGTTGATTCATATGGTTCCCCTGCTTCTCGTTCTTCTGCTGGCCCTGCTCCTTTTCGGCGCGGGGTTCGCGTTGAAAGCCCTGTGGTGGGTCGCAGTCATCGTGCTGGTGGTGTGGCTGATCGGTTTCGTTGCCCGGCCCAGTGGCGGCAGCGCCCGCTGGTACCGCTGGTAGCGGATTCGGTGGCGGGCTGGTGATCAGCCTGACCGTCAATTCGTTGACTCCGGGCGGAAAGCCCGGCGGTTTGACGAGTTGCCGACACTGGCGAACGGAAAGGAAAGCAGCAGGATGGGCCCGCTGTCTTCTGTTGTCCGAGGAGTTGTTTTCGCGTGACTGAGCATGTGTGGAGTTACAAGTCGACCTCGGGATACCTGGCGGGTATCGACCTCACCGGTTACAAGGTCGAGGCGACGGACGGTGGCATCGGCAAGGTGGACAAGCACTCCGACGAGGTGGGTGACGCTTACCTCGTGGTCGACACCGGCATGTGGATCTTCGGGAAGGAAGTCCTGCTGCCTGCCAGCACGGTCGTGAGTGTCGACCCGGACGAGAGGAAGATCTACCTCGACCGCACCAGCGGCCAGATTAAGGACGCTCCCGAGTTCCACCGGGACCAGCACCTCGGCGACAGCGGCTATCGCGAGGAGCTGGGCACCTACTACGGCACCGGCGCCCCCTTCGGTGGTCGTCCTGCCTGAGTGCCCCAGCTGCCGTGGCCCGGACTCGTCGAGTCCGGGCCATTCGGCGTGTCCGCTTCCCTCCCTGCAACCGTCTTCGTCCTCCTCCGGCAGCCCCGTTCGGGTGATACGGGCGCCGCGTCCGGGGCCGGGGAGGCGCTGCGCGCCCGTGGCGAACGCGCAGGCAGCCTCATGCCCCCGCGGCGCCGCAGGCGGCTTACCAGCGCCGAGGTCAGGGCGCCGGACCCGCCGCCGGGGACCGGGAAGCCGTAGCTCTGTCCGAGCATCGACATCAGCCAGCCGAATCCGCCACTGCCGACGGCCTCGGGAGCCCAGGTCGGCGCCCCGCCACTTCTTCCGGTCCTCCGGGCCGACCCAGTTCGAGGCCGGCCCGTTCTCGTCGTCGGCGATGCGGGCGAGGGGCTTCGTCAGCCAGCGCGCGAAAGTCGGAAGGGAACAGGGGCATAGGAGTTTCCGGGCCGTAGGGCGTGTCGACGGGTTCACCGCCCGGGCATCGCGCCGCGATCAGCGCGGCGGCCACCGCCTCGTCCGCTTCAGGGAGATGGCCAGTTGCGTCGATCGTCGGGATGAGGACGCCTCGGATCAGGGCTTCTCGTGCCTCGGACTCGGTGTCGTCGAAAACGTCGGCAAAGTCCGCGGCCGTGTCGTTGCCGAAGGGGCCGGCATCCGCGCTCCGCCCTCCGCGAGGCACGGCGCAGGGGAGTGTGCAGCTGCCACTGCGGTCGCGCAGTGCTGCGGGCACGGTCCGTCCCCCGGCGGCTGGTGTCAGTGTGGTTTGGCAGGATCACGGCATGAATGATCTTGTGGCGGACCTGTTTGATCCCGGCAACAGCTGGAGCACTCGTACGCGCGAGCGGTTCACCGGCCTGTCGCCCGAGTTGGGTGAGTTGGTCGTGCACCTCGGGACGTCCGACGGGTTCTGGAACTGGCGGTACAAGGTCGACGCCGCCTGGAAGCGCCGGGCGAAGGCGCTGCTGAAGGCGGACGGCGCCGACGAGCTGGTCCGGTACGCGGTCCGGGAGTTGGCCCGCGGCGGGTCGTTCCACGACATGGACGACCCCGAGCACGTGATCCGCGAACTCGGGATGATCAAGCCTGCCTCGCGGGCGCGCAGCCTCGCGATCGGCTTCCTCCTCGCCGCGGGCTGGCTCCGCCGGGACACCGAGGGGCTGAGCGCCGACCTCGCCGCGGTCGCCCGTAAGAACGCCCAGGCCATGGACACGTACCACCGGGTGGACCACGACATCGCGGGCGCGGCCTTCGCGGCGCTCGGCGACCTGCCCGGTCCGGACGTGATGGAGGAACTGTGGGCCCTGCACTACGACGTCGTCCCCGCCCTGCACCCGCAGAAGGTCCTGGCGAAGTCCGTGAAGAAGGCCGCCGCGCGGCTCGGAGTTCCTGCGCACGAGCTCGCCGAGCGCACCGTGCCGCGGCACGGGCTGGAGCGCGACGGGACTCTGACGGTCGGCTGGTTCGGGAAGGGCGTGCTGTGGTGGAACGCCTCGGTCGACGCGGTCGTCACCCTGCACGACACCGGGCAGGTCACCGTCGACTGGGCCGATGGTGACCACGTCACGCGCACGACGGCCCCGTTCCGTTCCCCGGCCGGGTACAAGACGCCGATGCGGGCCGACAGCGTGACGTTGGTCCGGCGCTACGCGCAGAACGTTGGCAAGACCCTGGCG
Coding sequences within it:
- a CDS encoding STAS domain-containing protein, whose protein sequence is MITTNLQRHGTVLVSVIGTLDENAGPALQRALDDVTAGERDLVVDLHRAESMDANGLLHLLALHRQAENLGLRVQVVGWQPQPQQLMADVAGIRGRHSATGERYTVVGFRRLIEQRAQRARDLSDFGAGWLSGV
- a CDS encoding Hsp20/alpha crystallin family protein; protein product: MRWLFARINSLAAVPQDRPPQGRKHSRPKDVVACAEHRTNLTMRQLAPLFGTSAAMELSERPLGVFSRQLVLADTLDTERIEADYEAGVLTLRIPIAERAKPRKISIGGEAGRKQISG
- a CDS encoding DUF2267 domain-containing protein, producing the protein MSMRRESFLAHVQQRGVYESAEEADRVARVVLALLGAHLVGTVGAELAARLPETYALILLNPLQAAEPLSPERFVRATAAWIEGATEKTALWDMGAVLSTAAAAAGDVLTPEVLLQLPPGYDLLFGHPRPT
- a CDS encoding DUF2267 domain-containing protein, translated to MYDQPRANPSRTVMTFDQMLERVRYEGAYPTRERAAEAVHNVLAALGRQLTGDERFRLAQCLPVEAALTLTAQIPDTEHLTGWGFVKDLAARTGATPATARRDTGAALAIVTRLAGPDLLAEILRQLPGGYALLFGQAELPRPQPATA
- a CDS encoding MerR family transcriptional regulator; translation: MTADDSFGRLDDDDYPAYTMGRAAEMLGTTQGFLRALGEARLITPLRSAGGHRRYSRYQLRIAARAREIVDQGTPVEAACRIVILEDQLEEAQRINAEYRRAAERADPPPAS
- a CDS encoding cold-shock protein codes for the protein MATGTVKWFNAEKGFGFIAQDGGGPDVFAHYSAINSSGFRELQEGQAVTFDVTQGQKGPQAENINLA
- a CDS encoding hydrophobic protein; this encodes MVPLLLVLLLALLLFGAGFALKALWWVAVIVLVVWLIGFVARPSGGSARWYRW
- a CDS encoding PRC-barrel domain-containing protein → MTEHVWSYKSTSGYLAGIDLTGYKVEATDGGIGKVDKHSDEVGDAYLVVDTGMWIFGKEVLLPASTVVSVDPDERKIYLDRTSGQIKDAPEFHRDQHLGDSGYREELGTYYGTGAPFGGRPA
- a CDS encoding DUF4259 domain-containing protein; amino-acid sequence: MPAALRDRSGSCTLPCAVPRGGRSADAGPFGNDTAADFADVFDDTESEAREALIRGVLIPTIDATGHLPEADEAVAAALIAARCPGGEPVDTPYGPETPMPLFPSDFRALADEAPRPHRRRRERAGLELGRPGGPEEVAGRRPGLPRPSAVADSAG